Part of the Gracilimonas sp. genome is shown below.
AGTCTGATCTTTCGAAACCATTCCTGGTAAACCCATACCAATCCCGATAATTTCATACTTCCTGTTCAGGTCCCCGATGGTTTCTGCAATGCGGTTCAGGATATGATCTTTTCCAAGTTTTGCCTGCGTGGGGGTTGTTACCTGCTCTACAATTCCTTTTTCATCATCAACAACGGCGGCTTTAATGTTGGTACCACCAAGATCAACACCAATGGCTTTCATTCAATTACATTTAGAATCTTACGGTTCCGGTATTTTCGAGAAGATAACAGGCTAACTTCCCTAAGCCAAACGGCACTATTTCTCACGTTTCACTTTATAGACAGTTTCTCCGGGCTTTCTCATCCCATATTCTTCCCGGGCAATTTTTTCGAGGAGAGCAGGATCGTTATCCAAGTTTTCAATTTTGGTTTTAAGCTCTTCGGATCGCTCGTTCAGTTCAGCTGTACGTTCTTTGAGCTCTTGCTTTTCACTATATAAATCCCACCTTGTCTTCAGGCTGTATGAATCAATAAAAGCAAACCAAGCCACTACAAACGCTGTCAGCAAAAGTGCAAGAAAGGACTTTTTCCAGCGTAATGGATTTAAAAATTGTAGGTTCATATATAAGCCTGTAGATTTTCGTTGGCATGTCAAAATACATTAATTTGGCTATTAAGTACAATCCAGTGTTTTGTATTCTATGAAAAAGCTGACTGTTTTGATTGGATCCTTTACGTTGATGTTTTCAACCCTCTCGGCCTATGCTCAGAGTGATGAATGGATTCAGGTGTACTTTAATATGCCAGCCG
Proteins encoded:
- a CDS encoding septum formation initiator family protein; translation: MNLQFLNPLRWKKSFLALLLTAFVVAWFAFIDSYSLKTRWDLYSEKQELKERTAELNERSEELKTKIENLDNDPALLEKIAREEYGMRKPGETVYKVKREK